The Aedes albopictus strain Foshan chromosome 1, AalbF5, whole genome shotgun sequence genomic interval TATCGacaaaaagagtaactcagaatttctcagagttgctctcgtttgcacagtgtcttgcccctagatggcgtattaacgtgtattttttgTATTGGTGTACTGTTTTGCACTTTTGCGAATAAAATCGAATCGATGTGTATTGATGTAATTATTgagtatttttcaaataaatgagTATTTTTAAAATCGATTGAAGCATTTCGAATTTGGAACTTTTGTTTGTAAACAAACTGAAATTCGTCCAAGTTTTGCATTTAATCAAAACCACAAATTACATTATTCTGCAAATCCTATACCGAAGGCTCCACCGAATGCTGTGTTGGAAACGGAGAAACTAAGGAGGTGGTTGCATTTTTTCGTTCTGGATCATGATAAAATTCGGATAAAATTAGATTTTCATCGTCCCTGGGAAAATACATCTGGGAAAATTTTCCCTCCAATTTATCTTATGTGAAACCATGTTAGTAGCGAAGCCAAGAGCAAAGTAGTGGAAATGTTAACTCAGGAACTGTTGTATAGGTATTGGGAGAGGAAGCGTATGGTATTATTTCAAAGGAAGAGTCGGAtaatttcatgaagaaaattgTGTAACTGTTGAAGCAATCTGGGGATTAAAAAACAACTCAGAATTCCGGAAGCTTGCATTGTGAGTAAAAAATTTGGGATTCTGAAGAGGTATCTGACATCCTCGCTGACATCTCGTTTCATTAGAATTCTGTTGTGGACAACCCGATTGCGGTGTACCGCGCCGCTGAGCTCGCACAAGACAGAGCACTACTGTCATGCGCGATGCAATGGAAGCGCATTAATGTATTTTAATTTGGTTGTCGTTTGTGCTCTATGTCTGTGTATTGTTGTCCATTAAGATTAGTTATTGTTTACGTCTCGCGaataaatgttgtaccttttaaCGTGTCGCGAATAAAGTAGTTTTTATCCGTACATTCGTGCGCGTTTTATTCCCCAATGTAGGGACACCGGATTCCGAACACCGTCCGGTTACCGCGGTACAAAAGTGGCGACGAGAATTCGCGAGTGAGAGTGTTTCCCCGCAGTGCAAAATTCGTTCGCACAATTTCGTCACCGCCGCGGAAGAAACGTAAACGGAGTGCGATGGCTGACGACGATCGCGAAAGTGCGCGAAATGGTGTCGACCCCCCGGGAGTGAGTAATCATCGCCAGGCAATTAACCAGCCTATCatcccggcggcggcggcggtggtccatcagcagcagcagcagcagcatccaatATACGTCCCCGTCGTGTCAACACACCAGCAGCAGCCGTTCATTCCTGTTTCTACCGCCCAGCATCAACAGTATGTACCCTTCCCACCCCACCAACCGCAACCGCAAGCCCCCCACACCGGTAATGAAGCTCTGCTCATTCAAATCGTGCAAATGATGCAGCAGCAGTTGTCGCAGCATAACGAGTTGATGGCCCAGCTCGTCCAGCGGCAAAATCATACCGACGACCAGCAGCAACAGCTCCTTCGTGGCATGACGTCACCTATCAACGTACAGGTACCACCGAACCCGGAACAAATCCTTGATTCCCTGGCGAGCAACATTAAGGAATTCCGGTACGAGGCCGAAAGCAACGTCACTTTCGCGGCGTGGTACTCGAGATACGACGATCTCTTCGAGAAGGATGCTGCTAGGCTCGACGACGAAGCGAAAGTACGCCTACTAATGCGTAAATTGGGCTTAGCGGAGCACGAAAGGTATGTGAGTTACATTTTACCAAAATTGCCGAAGGACTTCACCTTTGAGCAAACAGTGACCAAACTGAAGTGCCTTTTCGGTGCGAAAGAATCGGTAATCAGCCGACGATACCGATGCCTGCAAATTGCGAGAAATCCCACTGAGGATCACGTAGCTTTCGCATGCAGGGTCAACAAAGCTTGCGTTGAATTCGAGCTAGGCAAGCTCAGCGAGGAGCAATTCAAGTGCTTGGTCTACGTGTGCGGCCTGAAGTCGGAGAATGACGTCGAGATTCGAACGCGCCTCCTCACCAAGATTGAGGACAACAACGACGTCACCCTAGAGCAACTCTCCGAGGAGTGTCAGCGGCTTTTCAACCTGAAGCATGACAGCGCGATGATCGAATCGGCGACTCCTTACGGCCAAGTCCAAGCAGTGCGCAAGTTTGGTGGGAAGCGGTTCAACAAGCGTGACCGAGAAGTGAAGCGTCCTTCCAGCGACACCGGGAAGAAGCCAAATACTCCGTGCTGGCTTTGTGGTGCGCTCCATTACGTCCGGGACTGCAGTTACAGGAATCACAAGTGCTCCGATTGTGGCCAATTCGGACATCGTGAGGGATACTGCGAGAGCGCCAAGCCCCGGAAACCAGGACACCGACGCTTCAGGAAACCCGACGTGTCGAGCAAGGTGGTAGTCGTCGACGTATGCAGCGTGCAGCAGCGCCGCCGTTTCGTCTCCGTTGGCCTTTCAGGAACGGACATTCGGCTGCAACTAGACACCGCCTCCGACATCACCGTCATCAACCGAGAAACATGGCGGAAACTCGGCAGCCCGGCTCTAACGCCGGCCACAGTGAACGCGAGGACAGCCTCCGGCAACATCCTCTCGCTCGATGGAGAATTCGAGTGCGACGTCACCATCGGAGAAAGCACGCGGCGCGAAGTGATCCGCGTCACCGAGAAACAAATTCTTCTGCTCGGTTCCGATCTGGTGGACAGTTTCAACCTCTGGTCCGTTCCCATGGACACCTTCTGTTGCCACGTGTCAGGCTCTCCCACGTCAACCGCTGCACTCAAGTCGACCTTTCCCGAGGTTTTCAGCGACCAGCTCGGCTTGTGCAGTAAAACCAAAGTGAAGTTGGAGCTGAAAGAAAGCGTCCGACCCGTCTTCTGCCCGAAGCGTCCGGTGGCGTACGCAATGTACGATGCCGTCGACCAGGAGCTCGACCGACTGGAGAAACTCGACATCATCACTCCGGTCGACTATTCCGAGTGGGCAGCTCCAATCGTCGTAGTCCGCAAAGCCAACGGGTCGATCCGAATTTGCGGAGACTACTCCACGGGTTTGAACGCCGCTCTCCAACCAAACCAATACCCGCTTCCACTTCCGGACGATATCTTCGCCAAGCTTTCCGGCTGCACGGTCTTCAGCCAAATCGATTTGTCCGACGCTTTCTTGCAAGTGGAAGTCGATGAACAGCACCGCAAGTTGCTCACGATCAACACGCACCGTGGCCTCTACTCCTACAACCGCCTCCCGCCGGGTGTGAAAGTTGCACCTGGTGCTTTCCAGCAGCTCATCGACACCATGCTAGCCGGCCTGGAGTGTACTTCCGGCTATCTCGATGACGTCATCATCGGCGGTAAGACAGAGGAAGAGCACGATCGCAACCTGCGGGCCGCTTTGAAGCGAATCCAAGAGTTCGGCTTCACCATTCGAGAGGACAAGTGCACGTTTCGGAAGCAGCAAGTGCAGTACGTCGGGCATGTCGTGGACAGTCGCGGGCTCCGTCCGGATCCAGCCAAAATCGAGGCGATCACCAAGCTTCCGCCTCCCACCGACGTTTCCGGAGTACGGTCCTTCTTGGGGGCCATCAACTATTACGGCAAGTTCGTCCCCAACATGCGCAAGCTACGATACCCGCTCGACAATCTCCTCAAGGCAGACGCGAAGTTCAAGTGGACTCCGGAGTGCCAGCAAGCGTTCGAGCAGTTCAAGCGAATCCTCTCCTCGGATCTTCTCCTCACGCACTACGATCCGAAGCGGGAGATCATCGTTTCCGCCGACGCTTCTTCCGTTGGACTAGGGGCAACGATCAGCCACAAGTTCCCCGACGGCACCGTCAAGGTCGTCCAACACGCATCCCGAGCACTCACGAAAGCAGAGCAAGGCTACAGTCAGCCCGACCGTGAAGGTTTGGCCATCGTCTTCGCCGTTACGAAGTTCCATAAGATGCTCTTTGGCCGGCATTTCCGGCTGCAAACCGACCATCAGCCTCTGCTCCGGATCTTCGGGTCCAAGAAGGGAATACCAGTCTACACTGCCAACCGCCTTCAACGCTTCGCCCTCCATCTGCTGCTGTACGACTTCGACATCGAATACGTGCCCACCCACAAGTTCGGCAACGCGGACCTGCTTTCCCGGTTGATCAACCAACACGTGAAGCCCGACGAGGACTACGTTATCGCTAGCGTCAACCTAGAAGAGGATCTCAGGTCAGTTATTTCTAGTTCCCGCAAAATGTTGCCTCTCCATTTCAGAGCCGTCGCGCAAAGCACCCAAGCAGACCCACTGCTCCGCCAAGTCTACCACTACGTCCAAAACGGTTGGCCCCAGTCAAAACTAGCCGGGCCCGATCTCCAACGGTTCCAATCCAGGCAGGAATCGCTCTCCGTGGTAGATGGGTGTCTCATGTTTGCGGAACGGCTCGTCATCCCGTCGCTGCATCGTAAGCGCTGCTTGGAACAGTTCCATCGCGGCCATCCCGGAATGCAGCGAATGAAGGCCCTCGCTCGAAGCTACGCCTACTGGCCCAGCATGGATACCGACATCACCGACTTCGTCCGAGCATGCCAGCAGTGTGCGTCCGTAGCTAGATCGCCTCCTCACTCTCCACCGATGCCGTGGCCCAAACCGACCGCTCCGTGGCAACGCGTCCACGTCGACTACGCCGGTCCGATCGAAGGCGAGTACTACCTCCTCGCAGTCGACTCGTTCTCCAAATGGCCGGAGATCGTCCAGACAACCCGTATCACCTCAGCGGTGACAGTTTCAATTCTCCGTGGGTTGTTCGCTCGGCTGGGTATGCCCGCTACGTTGGTCAGCGACAACGGTACCCAATTCACCAGCGCTGAATTCGCCGAGTTCTGCACCTCCAACGGCATCGAGCATCTCACGACGGCCCCGTTCCATCCGCAATCGAACGGTCAAGCTGAACGTTTCGTGGACACCTTCAAGCGGGCCGTGAAGAAAATCCGAGAGGGGAGAGGATCGATGCAAGAGGCACTGGATACCTTCCTCCTGACGTACCGAAGCACGCCCAACCGGGCTCTTCCAGACCAGAAGTCGGCATCCGAGGTCATGTTCGGGCGCAAAATCCGCACGTGCCTCGAGCTTCTGCGTCCTCCGCCGGTACGGACACCGGTGCCCACATCGAACGACAGCAAGAAACCGAGATCCTTCCACCGAGACGACCCCGTTTACGCCAAACTCCACGTTCGTAACGATTGGAAGTGGGTTCCCGGTAAAATTGTCGAAAAGATTGGAGACGTGATGTACAACGTGTGGGTCGAGAACCGCCGAATGTTGCGCTCGCACATCAACCAGCTCCGGAGTCGTATGGCCACTGACTCGACGCCGAAGCAATCCGCTGGTCAGGTCACCTCTCGCCAGCATTCGCTACCACTCGACATCCTGTTGGGTGCCTGGAACTTGCCAAGCCATTCGCCAAGCACACCAACGTCAGCCGCACCACCGATCGCGCCAAGATCTGTGTCTGTCTCCAGTCCCGAGCCTACCCTGATAGGTTCCGAGCCGGCTTGTGCCTCGTCTACGCCACGGCACGAGCTCCCGGCAGTCCCGTCTACGTCTTCGTCATCGCCAACACCAACATCGACCGATTTCGAGTCCGCTATCGAAGTGGAACCAATGGTAGAGCTACCTAGGCGTTCTTCGCGTACCAGAAGGCCGCCAGTCAGGTTCGACCCCTACCAGCTCTATTAAGAGGGGAGATGTTGTGGACAACCCGATTGCGGTGTACCGCGCCGCTGAGCTCGCACAAGACAGAGCACTACTGTCATGCGCGATGCAATGGAAGCGCATTAATGTATTTTAATTTGGTTGTCGTTTGTGCTCTATGTCTGTGTATTGTTGTCCATTAAGATTAGTTATTGTTTACGTCTCGCGaataaatgttgtaccttttaaCGTGTCGCGAATAAAGTAGTTTTTATCCGTACATTCGTGCGCGTTTTATTCCCCAATGTAGGGACACCGGATTCCGAACACCGTCCGGTTACCGCGGTacaaaaaattcctttaggaatgtctctaggagttccctctggaactcctccagaaactcctgaaattcttccgaaagtggattttgtgattcctgcaggatttccttctggattttctagAGAACTTTCGTTtgcgatttctacagaatttttggatgtcttcaaaggaattccttctggaatctcttcACAACTTTCTTTTCGGAcactccatggtttccttcacggAATTCTTAGCTGAATTCCAGAAGGCATCTttgaagcaactcttggaggagtttcaggaagaaactcctagaggaatctgaaCAGAAGAATCTCAAAGAAGGAACTCGGGAAGGAATCttaaaatggaatttctggaagaatcgaagAGGGAATAACTGGACGAATACCGAAGGTCACAGCTGATGGAATTCTGATTCGAACGAATGCCGGAAAGAATCCTAGGATCAGCCAAGTGGAGGGATTGCATGAAGAAATGTCAATGTGGTCGAtctgaatatttcaataaatttcggAAAGGATTCTTAGAGCAATCTCAGATAAATAATCTTTTTGGGGAATCATCGCAGAATACGCTTCGAAGAAATCAATTTTGCTGGAATATGCGAAGGATgttctcttggaagaatctccgaaggcattccgcTTAGAGGAATTActcttggaggtttttttttttctgaaatcaatttcgGTGAAatccgtagatttttttttttgggagaatCTCCGCACACTTCtccaggaggattttccggaTACATACTCGGCAATAGTAAAAAAATACGATGCTGTTTGTTGGCGGATTATGCGCAGGGAAGTATCCTCTTCCGGATATTTGGCTTCAATCCAGCTTGAGGTGGTTTGTAAGCGCCGGTGTctgaaaatattaaaatttaacGTCTACGTTTTCTCGTTTTCTCTCACGATTCCAGAACTCGTGTATTGCACAATCAATCCCAtcatatttgtgaatttttgtcaaatttgaacTACTATTGTATTTTTGGTGTACTggagcatttttgcattttattttgaattGGTGTATATTTTTGAAAGTGGcgtattttttattcaatttcgaatttaccgtgtattgatatatttttgtgtattttttcgaATGTGGCGTATTTTTCATGCAATTTCGAACTTATTGtgtattgatgtatttttgtgtattattttcattcgtgtattttcaATTCAGTAATGCAGtacagtgaatcgcccctcgcgagtgcatcgatgaactgaattcatcgcggtccgagaattttgacactagagcggggccattcccaatacgagttgttcaattctgattggaaatcgttcacttctgattagAAGCGGCCCCGCTTTGCCTTTAAcgcaatattcatttttttttcaatagaattTAAGTCAAAAACGGCCTTATTTAAACATTGGCTTTTTATCAACATTAAATGGAGGAGAAGCAAAAAATATCTAACAAAAAAGCTCCTCCAcacatttaaggacaaacgtcttgacatcccgcttcaacagtgcatcaaaacttcaaatgcacaaatctcaagaagcaagcttcacacaacagtgcattttattattctgtacttgctcacttgtaataagcttaaaataagaagatcaggtgcgctggttttgtttatgaagagatttgtgccctcgaaatcgtgagtaggtgccaaagtcggccattgtggcggccattttgggattctaacaagtctgtccttaatatacaaaaataaatatTGTTGGTTCTCCGTGTAGTGTTTATCTCGAATTTCAGCCACAGGGTATGCATTGTCCGCGGTCATCATCATCGTCCGACAAACGTCAAAGCAATCATCAGCAGCTCAGCTCCTCGCGAATCGTCTTCGTCTCTCGCAGTCGGAGCCGAGCCGAGTGGCAGTCAGTGAACGAGAAATCGTAGAAAACTGTAAACTCACGGAAGCATCTGGTGAAAATCTCTGTTTTTGACgggaaatattcccattttttggAGCTAAAATGGTAAGTTAGTTATCTTCCAGATTTCTGTTATTCGATAAGCTATTAAGCTTGGTTAAAATGCTAGATGAAGGATAATTTTGTGTTGCTTACCCTTTGTTTCGCAATTGAAGAGGTTATGTTTTGCTAAATAATGACAGTCATCGCAAAGGAACGATCGATCGGAGGAAATCCGTTTCAAGTGTACATTTTTTATTTTAGGGACAAAACCAATCGGCCGGAGGAGGAGGCGATAAGAAGGATGATAAAGATAAGAAGAAGAAATATGAGCCCCCGATTCCGACGCGTGTCGGAAAGAAAAAGCGGAAGAACAAGGGACCGGACGCCGCTATGAAATTGCCGCAGGTCACTCCCCATACCCGATGCCGTCTGAAGTTGCTGAAATTGGAACGTATTAAGGATTATCTATTGATGGAAGAGGAATTCATCCGCAATCAGGAACGTCTGAAGCCCCAGGATGAGAAGAACGAAGAGGAACGTTCCAAGGTTGACGATCTACGAGGAACGCCAATGTCGGTGGGCAATTTGGAGGAAATCATCGACGATAATCATGCGATCGTGTCCACTTCGGTTGGAAGTGAGCATTATGTTAGCATCCTATCTTTTGTTGATAAGGATCAACTGGAACCGGGATGTTCGGTATTGCTAAACCATAAAGTCCATGCTGTGGTCGGAGTGCTGGGCGATGATACCGATCCGATGGTGACCGTTATGAAGCTGGAAAAGGCTCCACAGGAAACCTATGCCGATATTGGAGGGTTGGATACTcagattcaagaaatcaaggAATCTGTTGAATTGCCTCTGACTCATCCTGAATATTACGAAGAGATGGGTATTAAGCCTCCAAAAGGTGTTATCCTTTATGGTCCCCCGGGAACGGGCAAGACCTTGCTCGCTAAAGCCGTAGCCAATCAAACGTCGGCAACATTCTTGCGAGTGGTCGGATCGGAGCTGATTCAAAAGTACTTGGGTGATGGTCCTAAATTGGTCCGGGAGTTGTTCCGTGTCGCTGAGGAACATGCCCCGTCAATTGTCTTCATTGACGAAATCGATGCCGTTGGCACAAAACGTTACGATTCCAACTCCGGAGGCGAACGTGAGATCCAGAGAACCATGTTGGAACTGCTGAACCAGCTGGATGGTTTCGATTCACGTGGCGATGTAAAAGTCATTATGGCAACGAATCGTATCGAAACGCTCGATCCAGCTTTGATTCGTCCTGGTCgtattgatcgtaaaattgagtTCCCGCTTCCGGATGAGAAAACCAAGCGTCGTATTTTCAACATTCACACCGCCCGGATGACGCTCGCGGATGATGTGAACCTTTCCGAGCTAATCATGGCGAAGGATGACCTTTCCGGTGCCGACATCAAAGCCATCTGCACTGAAGCTGGACTGATGGCTCTGCGTGAGCGCCGAATGAAGGTTACGAACGAAGACTTTAAAAAATCCAAGGAAAGTGTTCTTTACCGCAAGAaggaaggaactccggaaggattGTATCTCTAGGCTGAATATTTCCTATTCATTAGCTGTATTACATTCGGATTTGCTTTGTGTAATCAGAATCACTTAATAAACTCAATAAAATTGATTTAGAACGAACGTTTTATTTCTCTGAACAGAAATGGCTTTTTAACATTATTCAGTACTTGTCACAAAACAGAATCAGATAAAAGCTGAAATAACAAATACAGTTTCATTGTACGTTCTGAATATACAATCAACACTATGGTTCGAATAACAAATTTCTTGTAAACAATATAACTGCAAAAAACATCGAAGATTTTCTTGCAAACACAGGCACAGAACGGTTACAGTACAATTCATAAAAATAACCAAAGTTAATTATCGAAGAACTTTGAATTCTGAAATAATCAgaaacatttcataaaaaaaaacaagcaagaaaaaaataattaaaatcgaAGAGATTTCTTTCCGCGTCCACGTCCGGCTGTCGCTGGCTGTCCGTCAAATGGCAGAACCATACTCTTTAGGTCGTCAGGAGTGATGATCGGCTTCTTCGGGCAGTACTTTTTGGTGTGAGCCAGCTGTCCAGTGGCCTGACAGTACGGGCACACGTACTTGCGCAGCTTTGGACATATGACGTAACCTTCCTCATCGCGACAGCAGTGGTCCAGGTAGATTTCCTGCTTCTCACGGTTGTTGTAGCAGAACACGCAATACTAAATGTTGAAAGGAGTTTTATGTTATGTCTAATTTCGTAAAAAATGTTCTTAAGTGGTTAGTGTTGACCTATTTAAGTTATTTGTCTACATCTAACAAATAGGGCTTGTTATAGATAGTCTATGACAAAAGGCATGTAGGATTTTGAACACTTGGGTAGCGATTGTATGTTGTACCATGTAGTGCTCTTACTCAGCCTTTTTCAAACGGTTTGATTTAGGTTTGGATTGCATACAGACGATTCAATATCTACTTGATTTTCGTCTACTTACGTTCGTTTATTTATTTAAGCAGTAAACATATTATGCATAGGTATTATCAGTTCATATtgatagtttctgaaagaaagttttaaaatttctttgggaCGAGGCCTTTCAAAATGaacaaaaatcgaataaaatcatCTCAAATCACATTCACATAAAAAGCAGCAAAATAGGCTAGAAAAAGTTTCAATTTGTCCAATTTTGAAGAGCTTTGTCCCCTCTACTATGTACGTCGCAAGTTGGCGGCTATGTTAACAGAGGACATAAGGGCCTGTAAAAACGCTGTAGCCtcagccgaaaaaaaaaaaatgaacagacATTTGATAGGCGGTAGTATAGTTCAATTTGGTTCCCCAAGTATACCTAGATCGACTCGGTCTCCCAGTTTTAAACCATCAGTGAATTTGACTTCATTGCACGAGTGGCAAGTTGTCGGAGTGATAGCTGATTGCAGTGTATCACAGAAAAGTATTCCCAGACGTGTGCCGGGCGTAATCATTATGCGCGACTGTAAagacaacagtttttttttttgagtaattgtGTCTGACTTCACTGGTAGTTCTCTGAGAAAAATCCACCGTAAATCAGTTGCAGGAAAAGGTTCTGCTTACGCTGttactttgaagattttttgaatgcaGTTTCTTGACGAATGGATGTCTGGGAGACGCAACAATTTCGTCTTAAGGGAACTGAAATTAGGTGAGAATGTTCCTGCACATCGTTTTGAATTGTTGGTATTTAAAAGTTAACTAAACAAATCCTTTGGCCTTTACCCTTCTAATAACAACAACAGTCAAATTCCCGTTACTCCTAGGCCTGAGAGAACGTAGATGTCTCTAagcctttcttaggtgtccaactaatattCCTGTCCCATATCTCACCTGTAGCAAAGACGTGGCCACAACAGTTTTCGACCGTTAGATCattgagtaccgtaatccggagtcaacttgatcactttaaaacaacttttgcggataacatcagtagcaattcaaatattgccaaaagagtttctgtaaaaccagtacccagtggatctccatggaaccatgtgacagaattttgttcaacaaatttaaactttaagttaaataactccaaaaatcaaaaaattggaaatgccactttggggtgaaattgatcagtatacaaataagcatcggttgaaaaggaaaatttccttctccgcttaattttgctcttctaaaaccgaataacgcgtttaaaatcttacaactagtgaatttaaacttgaaatgtaaaattaaattttgaaatttctccttaaacgcctaaaggtaggcaatttcatttgaaataatgatgtctatcgcaataaatgactatttaatcataaaaaaaactttttttaactatgtcttgttctgattagctacataacttcccaaccaaggctccacaaaaatgttaaaacagagaatttacgggaagtcctattagcaatcgattgtttagtagcaatgatttcagctaaatgagaaatattttgcaaattccttagaaaatacggCAAAACTAActatttctaaaaaattaaaagtctacgctcatctctagacatctacgaaccagatgacgttaaaggtttaagatcattacgacgcttaagagttcctagtatggaattacaatgtagtatccgAATGATCAATTGCACCCCGGTTTACGATATCAGGTATCAGATTCCGGCTCCAGAAGCCCGTTATCCTCCAATTGGGACATTtattagcctatttcatcatctacctgagctgccggtggacgcaatgtcccatgtgcaaaaacagacaatcgagaaaatcgcgtccaaagttcgaaaaaataatttgtctcaactatgaagtataagtgctgaatcgtgttctaacatcaaccaatttttaatttgagcactattttttgttttggagcgattttatagttccataggattatcaatgaaacgtgacgcttgtGCGTCCACTTTTatgaatgttacaaatcggccatgcattttttcaacaattttcggaacaaactacctatttttatttctcCATATGATATTACCccacgatacatggtcatgggctgcaaaatctcaatattgccaaaactgcacatgggacaattatgcttccaccggcagtgagggaaaaggaaggaaataaggataaggatgggtataaggacaggtagggaaataggaaaaaaaataccctggaagagaatactaacgcataagcgtaccacaatgggttcaaatagcgccctgaaaagggcactgtaataacgcataaagcgaaagagagcctttaGCTctataccacagcgggttaaaaacaacagaatatcctggagattcaGGTTtccgaagtcagtttcacttaatacagtgtatcaaacaattgtccgtacagcaactttttggtcaaaatgatttttcattcaaatgttttttatacgtcaataaaaaagggtgaaattttgaccaatcatgaatcatatattaaagctccattggttaaattttgagcgagaacgaataagttttctgaaagttatagaacttttagaaaaacttatgagattttttgttgagaaccactggattggctctcatgctttcgtcgttctgcgtgctcgccgatagcatttcgtTATGCCTCGGTCGATGCACAATTGCAGATGTTAGAATAGAAAAATTGTAATCGCCGTGTAGTGTAGTAACGTGTCGCCTTgtaatgttatttaaatgtaaataaactacaaaaaatatgaaaaatgtgcttatgtagttgacgatgtttaaaaatttaccatattttgcacatataatctgccaaacgttttacaccaataaaagtgcattatttGAACGAAAAATACATGGAACCTACTCtttatatgtagtttagtaggtcctgtataaaaatataacattaagagagtttaaaaacgttgaaaacacttggcacttttattgatcaaaatatgataaatttccaaatgacactgacaacacagacaaacagacgtctcactctaccaacttcccatcgtttccatttttaacggactattcaaatattctgtagtacgCAAATGTCTCgtccatggcgctcgcatcgtttttgctcatgtttgacgtttgctcactaccaccatctaCTCAGCGGGTTTGCGAAACATCGCATAATCAGCATTGGGCGATTGTCTTTTGTAACGATGATTTTAATtacactttgttccaagtgatacgtctgtttgtctgtgccgaaaatatacagatttttcatatattttgtattaaatataaaacctcaaacgaagctgcacatgaaagccttaggtataagctgtatcagaaaaaaaattggaaaagtttcatcgagtac includes:
- the LOC115255407 gene encoding uncharacterized protein K02A2.6-like, producing the protein MADDDRESARNGVDPPGVSNHRQAINQPIIPAAAAVVHQQQQQQHPIYVPVVSTHQQQPFIPVSTAQHQQYVPFPPHQPQPQAPHTGNEALLIQIVQMMQQQLSQHNELMAQLVQRQNHTDDQQQQLLRGMTSPINVQVPPNPEQILDSLASNIKEFRYEAESNVTFAAWYSRYDDLFEKDAARLDDEAKVRLLMRKLGLAEHERYVSYILPKLPKDFTFEQTVTKLKCLFGAKESVISRRYRCLQIARNPTEDHVAFACRVNKACVEFELGKLSEEQFKCLVYVCGLKSENDVEIRTRLLTKIEDNNDVTLEQLSEECQRLFNLKHDSAMIESATPYGQVQAVRKFGGKRFNKRDREVKRPSSDTGKKPNTPCWLCGALHYVRDCSYRNHKCSDCGQFGHREGYCESAKPRKPGHRRFRKPDVSSKVVVVDVCSVQQRRRFVSVGLSGTDIRLQLDTASDITVINRETWRKLGSPALTPATVNARTASGNILSLDGEFECDVTIGESTRREVIRVTEKQILLLGSDLVDSFNLWSVPMDTFCCHVSGSPTSTAALKSTFPEVFSDQLGLCSKTKVKLELKESVRPVFCPKRPVAYAMYDAVDQELDRLEKLDIITPVDYSEWAAPIVVVRKANGSIRICGDYSTGLNAALQPNQYPLPLPDDIFAKLSGCTVFSQIDLSDAFLQVEVDEQHRKLLTINTHRGLYSYNRLPPGVKVAPGAFQQLIDTMLAGLECTSGYLDDVIIGGKTEEEHDRNLRAALKRIQEFGFTIREDKCTFRKQQVQYVGHVVDSRGLRPDPAKIEAITKLPPPTDVSGVRSFLGAINYYGKFVPNMRKLRYPLDNLLKADAKFKWTPECQQAFEQFKRILSSDLLLTHYDPKREIIVSADASSVGLGATISHKFPDGTVKVVQHASRALTKAEQGYSQPDREGLAIVFAVTKFHKMLFGRHFRLQTDHQPLLRIFGSKKGIPVYTANRLQRFALHLLLYDFDIEYVPTHKFGNADLLSRLINQHVKPDEDYVIASVNLEEDLRSVISSSRKMLPLHFRAVAQSTQADPLLRQVYHYVQNGWPQSKLAGPDLQRFQSRQESLSVVDGCLMFAERLVIPSLHRKRCLEQFHRGHPGMQRMKALARSYAYWPSMDTDITDFVRACQQCASVARSPPHSPPMPWPKPTAPWQRVHVDYAGPIEGEYYLLAVDSFSKWPEIVQTTRITSAVTVSILRGLFARLGMPATLVSDNGTQFTSAEFAEFCTSNGIEHLTTAPFHPQSNGQAERFVDTFKRAVKKIREGRGSMQEALDTFLLTYRSTPNRALPDQKSASEVMFGRKIRTCLELLRPPPVRTPVPTSNDSKKPRSFHRDDPVYAKLHVRNDWKWVPGKIVEKIGDVMYNVWVENRRMLRSHINQLRSRMATDSTPKQSAGQVTSRQHSLPLDILLGAWNLPSHSPSTPTSAAPPIAPRSVSVSSPEPTLIGSEPACASSTPRHELPAVPSTSSSSPTPTSTDFESAIEVEPMVELPRRSSRTRRPPVRFDPYQLY
- the LOC109402168 gene encoding 26S proteasome regulatory subunit 4 yields the protein MGQNQSAGGGGDKKDDKDKKKKYEPPIPTRVGKKKRKNKGPDAAMKLPQVTPHTRCRLKLLKLERIKDYLLMEEEFIRNQERLKPQDEKNEEERSKVDDLRGTPMSVGNLEEIIDDNHAIVSTSVGSEHYVSILSFVDKDQLEPGCSVLLNHKVHAVVGVLGDDTDPMVTVMKLEKAPQETYADIGGLDTQIQEIKESVELPLTHPEYYEEMGIKPPKGVILYGPPGTGKTLLAKAVANQTSATFLRVVGSELIQKYLGDGPKLVRELFRVAEEHAPSIVFIDEIDAVGTKRYDSNSGGEREIQRTMLELLNQLDGFDSRGDVKVIMATNRIETLDPALIRPGRIDRKIEFPLPDEKTKRRIFNIHTARMTLADDVNLSELIMAKDDLSGADIKAICTEAGLMALRERRMKVTNEDFKKSKESVLYRKKEGTPEGLYL